In Gordonia sp. SL306, the genomic window CTGAACCAGCGTTCGCCGATCGGCATCATGACGATCGTCGCGAGTACGTACTGGACGGTGCCGAACGTGCCCTCGAACAGGAACGTGATGGCGACCACCGCACCGATCAGGGATCGAACCCTCAGGCGCCACGGCGAGCGCAACGTCGCCGAGGCCACCGCCACCGCGGCCACCACCATCGTGATCACACCGGTCCCCCGGGCCTGCGCCATGGAGTCCATCCATCGCCAGGATGTGAAGTCCTGACTGAAGATCCAGACCAACAGAACCGCGAGCAGCTCCGCCCCCACCTTTCCGCCGATGGCGACGATGGCCACGCGTGCGGTGCCCAGACGCCATTCCGCCCAACCCATCGCCACCGCGATCAGGACGAGGGCGATCACGTACTTCCCCGGGCTCGGCTCGACGACCGTCGACGTGACGATCGTCCACCATTTGTTCTCCTCCAAGGCGGGCAGCCCGAACGCGACGTCCACATACCAACTCTGGTGGGAGGCATGATTCCAGAGCGACCCGGTGAACAGGCCGATGCCGAACACCACCAACCAGATGACGACGGTGAACGGGACGCGACGCACTGTGAACACGACGGCCTGCAGCCGACGGCGCGCGCCTCCTGGCTCGGTCTCGACGGAACCGGTTGCGGACGGATCGGCTACTGGTGCGCTCATCGTGGTATCCCCAATCGTTCTGCGAGCCAAGGCAACTGCTGTCGGAATCCCGCAGACCACACGGCGAAGGTGTGGCCGCCGGGGACCTCGGAATAGTGCGCGTCCATTCCGGCGCGTCGAGCGGCTCGGTAGGTGGTGCGTAGTCCGGCGCGGTACTCGACGTCCTCGGACCCCACCACGAACGCCCCCGCCGAGTCCGGATACCGGCGCGTGGCCATCAGGTCCATCGGGTTGACCGCTCGAAAGGCGGCGGCGTCGCCACCGAATGCGACGTCGATGGTGCGTTGCCGGTCACCCAGCGTCGGCTCCAACTGGCCCGAGATGTCCAGGAAGGTCGGGTAGAGGCCCGGATGGTTGGTGGCGAGTTGCAACGCGCACGTACCCCCGTACGACAGGCCGGCCGCGGCCCAATGTCGCCGGTCGGTATCGGCCGCCGACAGGTTCTGGCGCACCCAGGCGGCCACATCGACGGTCAGATACCTCGCCGCGTTGCCGAGCTTCGAGTCCATGCAGAGCGGATTGCCGAGCTCGGTCCCGGTGGCATCGGCGACCACCACGATCGGTGAGAGCCCATCGTGGCTGCGCGCGAACGCGTTCATGGTGGTCCCGAGTTGCCCTCCGAGGAACCAGTCGTCGGGAGCCCCGGGCTGACCGGCCATCAGCACCACAACGGGCAGCCGCGGTGTCGGGCTGGTGAAAACTGCTGGCGGCAGGTAGATCTCGGCAGGTCTAGCCTCGAATCCCGACCGCGTCCCGGGGATGGTCGCAGTCAGGATCCGCCCCTCGTCGGACATCTCCGCGGGGTTGTGCCACCGACCGATCGGGACGACCGTGGCATCGGCTTCACCCACCTCGGCGAGCGAGACCTCTTCGGCGCCAACGTCTCCCAACAACGCATCCACCGTCGGATACGCGTCGTAGCTCATGTTGATGTGCGCCAGTCCCAGGGTGATCGCCAGCACCCCCGCGATCACGGTGGTGACCTTCTGGATGACACCGCGGCCGACGACGAAACGCGCGACCAACAGGATGGATCCCAGCAGGGCGACGCCGCCCCAGGCGTAGACAGACGTGGAGATGGGTTCGGGGAACGGACGCCACACCTTTTCCACGAGGTACTGGGCAACGACCGTGGCGAGCACGGTCACGACGACGGCCGCCGGCACGACGATCAACAGATATCGCACGCGCGGGTAGATGATCAGCCATCCGAAACCGAACAGACCGAGGACCAGCACGCCCAGCGGAACCCACCCGTCGACGATGGACAGTTCACCCACACCGCCCATCGCACGGCCTCTCGCCACGAGGTATCAGGAGGTCAGAGTAGCAACTGGATTCGTCCGCACGACCGATTTGCGTGTGGATGGACACACCACCTGACCGGCTCGGCAGTGGAGGACATACGGATCGAACGTATCAAGGGCACCCCAACCGGCGCATCCCCCTCGCACTCGTGAGAGTTATGAGGAGCGTAATCGACCCGACATCGTCTCGCAGGGAATTCGCCGATTTCCGTTCATCCGCGACGATCGCGAACGAGATGTCGGCACTGACTCAGGCCGGACGGGGCGTGAGGATCCTCGGCCCGTCCGCGGTGACGGCGACGGTGTGCTCCCAGTGCGCCGACCGCGAACCGTCATCGGTGACTACGGTCCAATCATCTTCCAGCACAGAGGTTTCGGTGGTGCCGAGCGTCAGCATCGGCTCGATGGCCAGTGTCGATCCGATGACCAGGACCGGTCCGCGATTCGGTTTGCCCTCGTTGGCCAGGAAGGGCTCCATATGCATCTCGCGACCGATACCGTGTCCGCCGTAGCCCGAGACGATTCCGAAGGACCGGCCGAACTTCTGTTCCGCCGCAACCGTTCCCGACTCGATCGCGTGGGAGACGTCGGTCAGCCGGGCACCCTCGACCATGGCCGCGATCCCCGCTTCCATGGAAAGTCTGGT contains:
- a CDS encoding alpha/beta hydrolase; its protein translation is MGGVGELSIVDGWVPLGVLVLGLFGFGWLIIYPRVRYLLIVVPAAVVVTVLATVVAQYLVEKVWRPFPEPISTSVYAWGGVALLGSILLVARFVVGRGVIQKVTTVIAGVLAITLGLAHINMSYDAYPTVDALLGDVGAEEVSLAEVGEADATVVPIGRWHNPAEMSDEGRILTATIPGTRSGFEARPAEIYLPPAVFTSPTPRLPVVVLMAGQPGAPDDWFLGGQLGTTMNAFARSHDGLSPIVVVADATGTELGNPLCMDSKLGNAARYLTVDVAAWVRQNLSAADTDRRHWAAAGLSYGGTCALQLATNHPGLYPTFLDISGQLEPTLGDRQRTIDVAFGGDAAAFRAVNPMDLMATRRYPDSAGAFVVGSEDVEYRAGLRTTYRAARRAGMDAHYSEVPGGHTFAVWSAGFRQQLPWLAERLGIPR
- the map gene encoding type I methionyl aminopeptidase, which produces MAFRKPKPVPFRTSGEVDAMAAAGAVVGAALVAVRAAAGSGVSTQDLDEVAESVIREAGAVPSFKGYHGFPGSICSSVNDVVVHGIPSSDVILSDGDLVSIDCGAILDGWHGDSAWTFGVGALSEADSELSEATRLSMEAGIAAMVEGARLTDVSHAIESGTVAAEQKFGRSFGIVSGYGGHGIGREMHMEPFLANEGKPNRGPVLVIGSTLAIEPMLTLGTTETSVLEDDWTVVTDDGSRSAHWEHTVAVTADGPRILTPRPA